One Blastocatellia bacterium DNA window includes the following coding sequences:
- the selB gene encoding selenocysteine-specific translation elongation factor produces the protein MNERKRVIIGTAGHIDHGKTMLVKALTGIDTDRLKEEKERGITIDIGFADLMVDHMQLAFIDVPGHERFVKNMLAGVHGVDLVMLVVAADESIMPQTREHFDICRLLEVQRGLVAITKIDLVEDELVDLVEEEVREYVRGSFLEGAPIVRVSSRTGAGLDQLKAALVQQADLIHTKKTDALPRLPVDRVFSIKGFGTIITGTLTSGILREGQTVDILPSRRRATIRGLQVHRGSVQTAQAGERVAANLSAVSVDQVTRGDVIVPAGRFEPTSLIDARLDLLPTAPRPLRTRTRVRLHLGTAEILARVVLLDAHVLMPGQTGFVQFRLESPTFAVPDDRFIIRQYSPCLTIGGGCVVDGLATKHPPFHPEHARSQALIQSLRRLTSGCQMERIQVWVESAGRRGISYESLAARSGLTDALLTEALSSLVQAQHLIEVVGQTRYYIATAVYDQLRSALQQMLAEYHQAHPLSEGMPREEVRSRLISGQRDEFSVALFGRLLQEPVFDAERDVVRLRTHQVSLSPQEAQQREQLLTAIQQAGYQALTLDEVAQRTGVNPTVARQLLQPALNQGRLIRLGDLLFDADVINHLKATIRAHKAISNKLDVAAFKQITGVSRKYAIPLLEYLDRQGVTRRIGQERVIL, from the coding sequence ATGAATGAGCGAAAACGAGTCATCATCGGGACGGCTGGCCACATTGATCACGGGAAAACCATGCTCGTCAAGGCGCTGACGGGCATTGACACGGACCGCCTCAAGGAAGAGAAAGAACGCGGCATCACCATTGACATTGGATTCGCCGACTTGATGGTGGATCACATGCAATTGGCCTTCATTGACGTCCCGGGACACGAACGATTCGTCAAAAATATGCTGGCCGGCGTCCACGGGGTTGACCTCGTCATGCTGGTTGTAGCCGCCGATGAATCCATCATGCCGCAAACACGCGAACACTTCGACATCTGTCGGCTGCTCGAGGTTCAACGCGGCCTGGTGGCCATCACCAAAATTGATCTGGTCGAAGATGAACTGGTTGACCTCGTTGAAGAAGAAGTGCGCGAATATGTTCGCGGCTCATTTCTGGAGGGCGCGCCAATTGTTCGCGTCAGCTCGCGCACTGGCGCTGGATTGGATCAATTGAAGGCCGCGCTCGTTCAACAAGCTGATCTCATTCACACCAAAAAAACAGACGCGCTGCCCCGCTTGCCTGTGGATCGCGTGTTTTCGATCAAAGGCTTTGGCACGATCATTACAGGCACATTGACCTCAGGGATTCTCCGCGAAGGGCAGACGGTTGACATCCTTCCCAGCAGGCGCCGCGCCACGATTCGTGGTCTACAAGTACACAGAGGGTCTGTTCAAACGGCGCAAGCCGGCGAGCGCGTTGCCGCTAATCTGTCGGCCGTGAGCGTAGATCAAGTGACACGCGGCGATGTGATTGTGCCCGCCGGGCGATTCGAACCGACGTCGTTGATTGATGCCCGACTAGACCTGCTGCCGACCGCGCCTCGACCGCTGCGCACGCGCACGCGCGTCCGTCTTCATCTGGGGACGGCGGAAATTCTCGCGCGAGTCGTTCTGCTGGATGCCCACGTGCTGATGCCGGGACAAACCGGCTTTGTCCAATTTCGACTGGAAAGCCCCACATTTGCTGTACCGGACGATCGGTTCATCATTCGTCAGTATTCACCTTGCTTGACCATCGGCGGCGGCTGCGTCGTAGACGGATTAGCGACCAAGCACCCGCCGTTCCATCCCGAACATGCGCGTAGCCAGGCGCTGATTCAGTCGCTGCGCCGGCTCACGTCGGGGTGTCAAATGGAACGGATTCAGGTGTGGGTCGAGTCAGCCGGACGGCGCGGCATCAGCTATGAATCGCTCGCCGCTCGATCAGGACTCACTGATGCGCTCCTGACCGAGGCATTGTCTTCATTGGTCCAGGCTCAACACTTGATCGAAGTCGTCGGCCAAACCCGCTATTACATTGCCACGGCCGTTTACGATCAACTCCGCTCAGCCCTGCAACAAATGCTGGCCGAGTATCATCAAGCTCATCCGCTATCCGAAGGAATGCCGCGTGAAGAAGTGCGAAGCCGATTGATCAGCGGCCAGCGAGATGAATTTTCTGTGGCTCTCTTCGGACGATTGCTTCAAGAACCAGTCTTCGATGCAGAACGAGATGTCGTCCGACTCCGAACGCACCAGGTGAGTCTCTCGCCGCAGGAAGCGCAACAGCGTGAGCAATTGCTCACGGCGATTCAGCAGGCCGGCTATCAAGCTCTGACGCTGGACGAAGTCGCCCAACGAACCGGCGTCAATCCAACCGTTGCGCGTCAATTACTACAGCCAGCGCTGAATCAAGGCCGACTCATTCGTCTGGGCGATTTGCTGTTTGACGCTGATGTGATCAATCACTTGAAAGCCACCATTCGCGCGCATAAAGCGATCAGCAACAAACTCGACGTAGCCGCATTCAAGCAGATCACTGGCGTCAGCAGGAAGTATGCGATTCCTCTGTTGGAATACTTAGACCGCCAAGGCGTAACTCGTCGGATCGGCCAAGAGCGGGTGATCTTGTAA
- a CDS encoding choice-of-anchor D domain-containing protein: protein MSFTQFSASVARLLRACDVFIAIAAIGLVLMLGWQGDWMASQAQQNPIQRAYVANTASNTVSVIDLGSGASVAPPIRVGDGPSALVVSPDQRRVYVANSQTNTVSVIDTESHAVIDTIQLRRTARPTGLALTADGSRLYISSPAGDSIFVVNTDTNSQQGLPISVPGQPAGLVWTDVPDNRLYVVTPGATGVTLVNLGVVITRRLIETGPSPAGIALAPEGDTVYVTDLGQSTITVISTRENRVIRSFASGNRPDSVALTADRRRLVVASLATPQATVLNPSDGAVMAVLPTGSSASTARASINRLAVSPDGLKAVVANEDDDTISLLDLKTNNVQVFPTQGDQPTGVVVVGRVAVCDPARSMVDFGDVRLGSGGAQQELVITNRGTDTLQITNATIDNPTFAVSGVPLSLRPRESRRLNIRFTPTALGEQTATLRLDTNDPDPDRNIIRLRGVGRSPICTVTPTSLSFGVVRIGQRADLPVVIGNLGNEPLVITRVDSTDPQFGVVSALPLSVEPGAVQTLLVGFTPAAIRLQTATLRLIGNDPDSSRCVLIAQGIGQGPVCQAPGEVNIGDVPLLQTGIGVVTVSNAGDESLLITSISIDNPAFRLQPTSLPVVLAPGASLPFFVAFSPVRVGEATALMRILSSDPGPTRCAVRLRGTGRGAVCQAPAETNFGNVALQRSRLQTVRITNAGNETLFIFNAFITGSTAYRLENVSFPISIAPGTDRGVLVRFTPVSLGVQTATLVLQTNDPINSTCTSRLIGNGIVPPIEAFVTNNGSASLSVVNVETIGSDPPPIPVQVGPIGIVKQPGGRFVYVSNFGSGTVSVVDAFSYETVQTIFTGGGPLGLAMSPSGDRLYVGLFNVNGLAIIDTATNQLISTTRNILSNPVGMVVTPEGDRLYVATPGDRTVTVVNPTLPTIPLVTQVPVGPNTTCVAISPDGSSVYASDTNENMIRVISTFLNVVVRVIMAGEGAESLTISRDGTRLYVVNLRANTLSVIVPTIGALITNIPIGRSAATMRPGPNRVAVSDDGRYGVVANADDGTVTILDLINNQVIRTTNVGRTPLGVTVVGP from the coding sequence ATGAGCTTTACTCAATTTTCTGCCTCTGTCGCTCGTTTGCTGAGAGCGTGCGACGTATTCATCGCCATAGCAGCTATTGGTTTAGTGTTGATGCTCGGTTGGCAAGGCGATTGGATGGCTTCACAGGCGCAGCAAAATCCTATACAACGCGCCTATGTGGCCAATACAGCCTCTAACACGGTCAGCGTGATTGATCTGGGCAGCGGCGCGTCCGTGGCACCGCCGATTCGCGTGGGCGATGGCCCGTCGGCGTTGGTTGTCAGTCCTGATCAGCGGCGCGTCTACGTGGCCAATTCACAAACCAACACGGTTTCGGTCATTGATACGGAAAGTCATGCAGTCATTGATACCATTCAACTGCGTCGCACGGCTCGGCCAACGGGATTGGCGCTGACGGCTGATGGCAGCCGGCTCTACATCAGCAGTCCGGCCGGCGACTCCATCTTTGTGGTCAATACTGACACCAATAGTCAACAAGGCCTTCCCATCAGCGTGCCGGGGCAACCGGCCGGCTTGGTGTGGACTGACGTGCCGGATAATCGGCTGTACGTTGTCACGCCGGGGGCGACTGGAGTCACGTTGGTCAATTTGGGCGTCGTCATTACGCGCCGGCTGATTGAGACGGGGCCAAGCCCAGCCGGCATTGCGTTGGCTCCTGAAGGCGACACGGTCTATGTGACCGACCTCGGCCAGTCCACCATCACTGTGATTTCAACCCGAGAGAATCGTGTGATTCGTTCGTTTGCTAGCGGCAATCGTCCCGACAGTGTGGCGCTGACGGCGGATCGCCGACGATTGGTGGTAGCCAGTCTCGCCACGCCGCAAGCGACCGTGCTCAACCCATCGGACGGAGCAGTCATGGCGGTGTTGCCGACCGGGTCTTCTGCCAGCACCGCCCGAGCGAGCATCAATCGCTTGGCAGTTTCGCCCGATGGGTTGAAGGCGGTCGTGGCCAATGAAGACGATGATACGATTTCGCTCCTTGATCTGAAAACAAACAATGTGCAAGTCTTCCCGACGCAGGGCGACCAACCGACAGGTGTTGTCGTCGTTGGTCGTGTCGCCGTGTGTGATCCCGCTCGCTCAATGGTTGATTTTGGCGACGTGCGTTTAGGCAGCGGCGGCGCGCAACAAGAGCTGGTTATTACCAACCGGGGCACTGACACGCTCCAAATCACCAACGCCACGATTGACAATCCAACGTTTGCTGTGAGCGGCGTGCCGCTGAGCCTACGACCGCGTGAGAGCCGACGGCTCAACATTCGCTTTACGCCGACGGCGCTGGGTGAGCAAACGGCGACGCTGAGGCTTGACACGAACGATCCTGATCCAGACCGCAACATCATTCGCCTGCGAGGGGTTGGCCGCTCGCCGATTTGCACCGTCACACCCACGTCGCTCAGCTTTGGCGTGGTGCGCATCGGGCAGCGCGCCGATTTACCGGTCGTCATCGGGAATCTGGGCAATGAGCCACTTGTCATCACACGGGTTGATTCAACCGATCCGCAATTTGGTGTAGTCAGTGCATTGCCGCTGTCGGTTGAGCCGGGCGCCGTTCAAACACTGCTGGTCGGCTTCACGCCTGCGGCGATCAGGCTCCAGACGGCCACGTTGCGACTCATCGGCAATGATCCCGATTCATCTCGGTGTGTGCTCATAGCGCAAGGCATTGGCCAAGGGCCAGTATGTCAAGCGCCGGGCGAAGTCAATATCGGTGATGTGCCGCTGTTGCAGACGGGCATCGGAGTTGTCACGGTCTCGAATGCCGGCGATGAATCGTTGCTGATTACCAGCATTTCTATTGATAACCCGGCGTTCCGATTGCAACCGACGAGCCTGCCGGTTGTGCTGGCTCCGGGCGCGAGTCTTCCGTTCTTCGTTGCGTTTTCTCCCGTCAGAGTGGGCGAAGCCACGGCGTTGATGAGAATCTTGAGTAGTGATCCGGGTCCCACACGGTGTGCCGTTCGTCTACGAGGAACGGGTAGAGGCGCCGTGTGCCAAGCGCCAGCAGAAACCAATTTCGGCAATGTGGCCTTGCAACGATCGCGGCTGCAAACCGTGCGCATCACCAACGCAGGTAATGAGACCTTATTCATCTTCAACGCCTTCATCACCGGCTCGACAGCCTACCGGCTGGAGAACGTCTCGTTCCCCATTTCGATTGCCCCGGGCACGGATCGCGGCGTGTTGGTTCGATTCACGCCTGTTTCGCTTGGCGTGCAAACGGCCACATTGGTGCTGCAGACGAACGATCCGATCAACTCGACTTGTACATCCCGGTTGATAGGCAACGGCATTGTGCCACCCATCGAGGCGTTTGTCACCAACAATGGTTCAGCGTCGCTCTCGGTGGTCAATGTGGAAACAATCGGCAGTGATCCACCGCCCATACCGGTGCAAGTAGGTCCCATCGGGATTGTGAAACAACCAGGCGGACGATTTGTGTACGTCTCCAATTTCGGCAGTGGCACGGTCTCGGTGGTTGACGCATTTTCCTATGAGACGGTTCAGACAATCTTCACGGGTGGCGGCCCATTAGGATTGGCAATGAGCCCGAGCGGCGATCGGCTCTATGTGGGATTATTCAACGTTAACGGTCTGGCCATCATTGATACTGCCACCAATCAACTGATCTCCACGACGCGCAACATTCTGAGCAATCCGGTTGGCATGGTGGTCACGCCGGAAGGGGACCGATTGTATGTGGCCACGCCCGGAGATCGAACCGTGACGGTCGTCAATCCCACTCTTCCGACAATTCCCCTGGTGACCCAAGTTCCCGTTGGTCCCAATACGACGTGCGTTGCGATCTCACCCGATGGCAGCTCGGTCTACGCTTCTGATACCAACGAGAACATGATTCGCGTCATTAGCACGTTCCTCAATGTGGTTGTGCGGGTCATTATGGCCGGCGAGGGCGCTGAGAGTCTGACGATCTCGCGTGATGGCACGCGGCTCTATGTGGTCAACCTCCGCGCTAATACGCTGTCGGTGATTGTGCCCACCATAGGGGCTCTGATCACCAACATTCCCATCGGACGCTCCGCTGCCACGATGCGCCCGGGTCCGAATCGCGTGGCTGTCTCGGACGATGGACGATATGGCGTTGTGGCGAACGCCGACGACGGGACGGTGACGATCTTGGACCTGATCAACAATCAGGTGATACGCACAACCAATGTGGGTCGCACGCCACTTGGTGTCACCGTGGTTGGGCCGTAG